The Gouania willdenowi chromosome 22, fGouWil2.1, whole genome shotgun sequence nucleotide sequence aagttctgaaataattttaagtgagaaagtgaccgagtagaatatcaacatgttctcattagatccataaaactcgtTGAAACACTTTTCttgctgacattttggagattttcttagaccctccattgtgctactgacaaagcttccagttaacttcaaaataagagccctatttataaaagagtttaaaaaaaactaatggaagactagaagagatgctttagttttgaaaagtggatgtttgatttttagcttgtagccggtcccaggaccattttacattccactcgcaatgcatcatgggatggttgagtatgatTAGTGTGGCCACTGTGCATAGTTACtgaatcttttcatactatctaatgtgtaATTCTACACATGGGCCAATAAAGGGTGCCCTCAAacccccccaaaataaatgcacaaaatgactacaaaacccACAAAACCTCTGTTGATCCCAGtgctaatgctcagattggtcactattctaatgctgacatcagTGTGATCAAAGTTGCCCATGTGTGGTGTAGAGCTAAAAACTATGTGATCTCATGAGACTTTAAAAAACATCCAGATATGAGCAAGCACAGGCATCCATTTGAACAGAACGACACAAACATGAATTTGGCTTTCTGTCAGGaaaagtgaataatttacaatagATATTCTGGTTCCTCTAATTAGATCCTAATAACTTCCTGAATTGTCTCTTGAATGTTAATTATTTAGTATTAAAACACTGCATGCTAAACTATTTGGCATGGCTATTTTTTGGTTATTATTCCTTGATATTTAATAGTATCTAAAATGAAATGCTTTCTTAGTTTTTCTTGCACTGGAGGGTCCATTACAGACGTTCTAACAGTTCTGCATGATGTGGATCAATATTTCTATCTTTGTTTTTCCTCCAAATGGCGAAAGACGATTTAAACTTTATAgatatttttctctcagtattgttacatacatacattgtGTAGTGGGTCTTTTAAGGCAGCTCTGAGTTGGtggaagtagtttttttttagcgCTGTCTGTTAAGACATTGACAGGAGATATATATGTATGATAGGCTGATGTCACTCATTGCCTCAGCCAATGACAGATGAGCTGTGTCTTAGATGAGGAGTAACCATGGGATAAACTGTGGCTCAGGTTTCTGAATCCACGTGAACAAGATGAACCTTAAGTTGTTTCAAGGGAGGATTAGCACTCTGCATGGATGCtctgttagcattagcgctaAGTCTGATAACCTAATGCACTTTACTAGAGCcctccacttcctgtttgcttttttttttctaatcacATATTATTGGCCAAACATGCTTAACCTgagttaacttttttttttaaaaaatatttttatgctGTAGAAGTGTGTCAAAAGCATGTGCTGAAATCACTTGAGATTATGTAGCGAAAGATTTTAACGTCTATTCATCCGTTTCTGCTAAACTTCCTGGACATTAGACCACCTGCACATGGTGTAAATATGACGTTCAAATTATGTGGAGGGGGTTTAGTCTGTGTTTTATAGCTTCATTCATTTCAGGAGGTGAATCCGTAGCACCAAGCTTACCTCATATTTTGCACGAGAATTGACATTACAAGacaaattgtgtgtaaatgtgattttcccaaacatgcatgtgaggctatATTCAGTGTCAGATCACAATTCACCCTTAATTTAGTTGAAAATAGttttaaatagggatgtaacgattcactcaactcccgatatgattcgattcacgatactgggttcacgatacgattctcacgattttttcatttacaagaTGGGACTGTCGacaatactgtattattttccttatatttttcattgtcaaaagaattctttgataaactattcaaaacaatgcaatttaactaaaaataaatcgtgaattaaataaataaaggaataatacaaatgaaaatgaagcctattaaaaaaaaagtcattgcactgatttacgtcatatttgtttggaccagcagagggcgctggtaacccagtggtcggttggcatgcagatatcttgcattGAAGAAgataagctatgctagcagacagagctaatagaaaaacgtgacttttacagatattcaagtaatgttacagatattctttcggtgctaaaggggtaaggaatcatttattaacatatttaagagtagaaggcagccagccgactccgcccgccgccaacacttccggatagcgccctctgctggttaaaaaaagtactgcgattcaattgtcagaaaattgatatcaaccgtgatacctatgaatcgatttttaactgccttacgattaatcgttacatccctagttttaaatacaaatataactTTTTGTTTCAGGAtagaattgtgtatttttcgtcTGTTTTCTGTCTGCCTTATTTTAGGTGTGTGTACGTAATTCTCACCTGATTTTCTCTCTCTGTGGTTGATCAGACTTGTGTTTGATCTTTCAGGTCCTTACTGCCATCCCAACATCTATGAAGAGGAGTCCACTCCCAGTCTGTGACTTGTTGTGgggagagagagaagcactggaGTTAATCTGGGAGTCACCGCcctcttctgttgtttttttttcttctctgacTCTGATTTGTccaaatttccactggatgGGCTAATCGATTCATTAGAATAAGGACGAGCCCTTTTCTGTCCTCACTTATTGTTCAGGACTCTCTGCATCTTCTTCACTGCTCCTCTTTACAaccacaactaaaaaaaaaaaaaaaaaagccaagctTTATCTTTTCCTGAAAAGAcactttttatttcatctttagTTTTTAGTCAGAAGTGTGAGGCCCAGTGAACTTCTCACTCTTTACTCTGTGAACCGACCTGTGTGACTGTTATCATGAACCGCCCGGCTCCAGTAGAGATCACCTATGACTGTCTGAGGTTCCTCATCACGCACAATCCCACCAACGCACAGCTGGGAAGGTTCATTGAGGTAATAATGTCTGTTTGAAAGGTTCTCACCCTGAGGGCACAGGAGGAACATGTTTGGATCAAATGTTTGTGTGTAGGACCTGAAGGCGTTTGGAGTGAACACCCTGGTCAGAGTGTGTGCTGCTACGTACGACAGAGCACCTGTGGAACAGGAGGGCATCCAAGTCCTGGTGAGAGAGAACTTCTtcagcagacataggcaacttgtgccccaggggccacatgtggccctcagtctaatctTTTGTGGTGCCCATAGCAAATCCCCCaaatattgtaattcaagaagacaaaaacatgcaacattttttccagaaatacacaaatgactcataaaacataaaattccAAATACagcaaaatgactcccaaagaCACAAATggaacaaaattaaacaaaatacagtaaataacaaaaatacagaaagtgaccccaaaaatgctcaaatcgacaacaaaaatggcagaaaaatacacaaaactacaataagaACACGTTTGTGGCCCCCTCTCTAATAGAGTTGCCAATCACTGCTCTACAGCATTGGATATGAACGCACTTAGCAACGCTCCCTCTTCTTTACAGGATTGGCCTTTTGATGATGGCTCCTCCCCCCCAGACCAGGTGGTTGATGATTGGTTAAATCTCCTGCAGGTGAAGTTTAAAGAGGATCCCGGCTCCTGTGTAGCTGTGCACTGTGTTGCTGGTTTAGGACGGTCAGTATTACTCACTTTCTCACATTGTTTCCTTGTCTAGCGACTGCCTTTGGTTTACACACTTACACAGAGGCATGACATTTAAGACATGCCttgagggggggagggggggctcCTAGAGCAGTGAAGACACACCCAGTCCTGTTCTAAAAGGAATCGCTGCTACTGCTGCTTTTTAAAGAGTAGCTAAACTCCTGCTTCCTGCTGACCTGCTACTAGGaggtaaatttaaaaaaaaaaaagccttgattatgctgtagcagtaagacacgcccagatggtaatgcacacaatgatgtgtctgtacacacacagtgagttcACAGCTGAGATTTGTCACAACAATCACAGTCATACACATCACaacgtgaagctcacacacagccctacagccctgctctcccaccacctcACGCACATAGCGATACGTACACGCATGTCTGTGCtcacgcagagacagacaggaatACACACATAACATAGATGAACCCTCTGATAAGCTCAGAATCTGCTTTTTATAGAAGCACAGTCTGAAAAATCACCCTACAGCAGGCTGTTTCACACggaacacagtggacttcctcattaaactgtcaatcaatgcttactgagggctgtgattggaggaaaccctcctctcagcttttataggagtcgaccaatgaaaaatgAATCTACTGTTGAATGCAAAAATGGAGAGAATCGggatgaaacgccgtcaccgcgaggaaaaaaacatttcaaacaccgCCTAATCCACCtgaaacaccgtctaaactgccaaaaaactacgcaaatcaccCCAAAATCAGAGCCGACCACTGCCTGCTTAACTTTACTGTGCCTGTGAAACTCCGTCCGTTTTGTGTCAAGCGCtgctgtgctccgtgaaaacatgatcagctttaatcagcttcacctgcttagcgtttaaacatctcatcagcgcaacagaagatctgtggataaaagttgttctgttgttgttgtggactAGACCACCgctaccagggattgtagagtctgaaacatactgtaaaatattatggtccctagtggtgaaataactgatgcttcCTCATTATGGTCTAGAAttatgtcatcaggataatttaaattaagttgatcaaaactttaTCAATAAacctcagattcagtaaaccattgatccctgagggaaaattgggtgacattactGCTGCTctcttacatttttatgacatgaaaaaggagcagtcagaataatccatgtcagtacagcttatatctacctttacctttgacatacatttttgtttaattataggttttttatttattagtatttttttcctcacaggaactaaaaactaatattttccaagaaaatggattaatatttctataaaaaaaaaaaaacagaattaaaaaaaaaaatgtatgtggaaaacacagaatttggagagaaaaaaaacagattttatagggccctacaacAGTGAAAGTGATGACGCAGGGGAATCTAACGAATCCGCTTCAGCCGGCGTTCAACCCTGAAGTGGGCAgtgactctgacattttacaactaaatatgcaaaaataaaatacttttactaaaatgtgaagagtgggactaggcttaataaacagcactacttaatacccaaatacatatgtattcagcagaaaaaagtgggtttggggtttagttactttttaacgTTACAAAGTGAAAGTTAAAATATCTATGCCTTGATTGAACATGAGCTGAAGGTTTTCCTCCATTGATACAAAGTCTGAGTGCAAGCTTTAAAAGTGAGATGTTGGTGAGCAGGAAACACTTTCAAATGTGGGGGCGGGGCCAGCACGGACTGCTCGTTCACATGCTCCACAACAGTTCTCCAGCAGGAGAGGATGGGGACGTtcttataggaggggcggggccaacagtggtggatGACGACGTAAGAAACTACCAAAACTTCACAAACCAGCATCATCAGCCAATAGcgaaattaaattgtaatagctcggtttcaacccatagagggcagtcacttgaAATACTTTGATTTTGTCCAAGTCTCAACAATTTAGTCGATCAACAACACAACTTCTTATGCAGTTCTATATGTATTCAGTCTCTAACTAAAGTGGTCAGATACCTACTGCTTAGTTTCCCTGAGGGAGCTTTCCCAAGGGATCAATACATTGTGATCTATGTAATCAAACAACGGTTAAAATTTGTGTCTTGACGATCCTTTTTTGTCTTGAGGTTTTTCTTCTTGAGTTAAAGTTGTTATATCATGTCTCTAAAGTGTATTGATTGCTGTTTATGCTGCAGTGTGTATTTAAAATGAGACTGGAATGGAAACAACCACGCTCCCCCCTCCCTTACCTTTATCCAATCTACCAGCGTCCTCGTGAATGTGCAGCGACTTTACTAAATCTGTCAACTTTCAACTTTTTATCTCAAAAGCGATTGTTGACCAATCTTTTTCtcgttattggagagttttctgatgttttagcgACTCTGACAAAGCTCGtctcactctgtagttactgtcctcaaCGTGAGCCCCTCCCCCGTCCCAGAGTGGTCTCAGACAGATTCACGCAGGAGAGCAGACCCGCTCCACGTACACACACTTTCTCCACCATGGATATGCTTCTCATAGGTTTACAAGTGATTTATTCCGTCTGTTCTCGCTATCTCTCTGACACCAGTATGTGGGGCGGACCTCCGCGTGGTCAGAGACATTCACTTTGAGTCTGAGCGCACCTCTGTGTAGTCTAAAAGCAACAGtgcctttagactgttgcttctctACGTtggtgtttccttttttttaatctctcaaTGTCACGTAAGTCGTTGTTCTTTACGCCACGATGGAGACTTTTACTGCTGGAATGTCCACTAGTGATAGACGTGAACGCGCATCAACTTTAGATGGCCAgctaattagggatgtaacgattcactctactcccgatacgattcacgatactgggttcatgatacgattcacgatactgggttcacgatacgattctctcatgatttattttacaaaatgagactgtagacaaattactgaaaaatattaacattttttaactaaaactaaaaatactgtactaattagtttttcctttcattgtcaaaagaatcccttgataaactaagcaaaacaatgcaatttaattaaaaataaatcaagaatgaaataatacaaatgaagaagcccattaatttaaattctggctctacagtaaactactcaaaactgcataatagttcctttttttttaaagtgcaaccgaaaatgtattttgtgccttaacaattggactcacacgttctttctttttcacctctttcattttgtcgtgggaagccaaaatgcttccacacttctgatttaaaacacagtggtgcgtcctgaatttcaaattctaaatagatagcgccttttgctgttaaaaaaaattattatttttttttaacttttttaaatccTGTGATTCAATTTAtcaaagtatcgatgtgaaccttgacatctttgaatcaatttttaactgcctcactattaatctttacatccctacagCTAATAGTAACGCCCCAAACAGCTGAAGGAGCGCTTTCTTTCTAAACAGatctgtgattggctgtaaaAGAGCATCACACTCCTTGTTTTCTAAAGCTTAAGTATAGAGAGGAGATGGAGCAGAGTCCTCagagaacactttggattagaATATGTGAAAGGTTAAGATGGACTTTGGAACAAatgaagcaacaaaaaaaaaaaaaaccttaacaaAACCGTTCATACTACAGCTGTGTTGAttgtctgttgttgttgttattgaatTTTAAACTGTGCtaataaataaagaaagttAGGGACTGTACAGTATGTACCGTAAGTTAAAACCATTTTTTGTCCTCAGAGCTCCTGTGTTGGTGGCCCTGGCTCTGATTGAATGTGGGATGGAGTATGAAGATGCAGTGCACCTGATAAGACAGTGAGTTTAATACAAacctaacacacacagtaaggAAGTGTCTGTTTGCATTGATTGATTCTTTCAATATTTCAACTAATACACATTATAAAACTGTTAGTTCTGACCAAGTAATTTGTTTGGACAACAGATATTCCATGAGTGCTGACATAGACTAACAGCACTGGGGCTTTTTACACACATTATCACTGCTCTGTTCTAATTACCGCATCTTTCttccagacttttttttttggcgtagcaaaataaattatttaattaacaaatcataatctcttgtcgcttaatactactactattaaaatgtttgtacaactgatgtataaaagcaatatcgtACTGGAGGTAGTGCTGTTGGTGTGATTATTTGACCCAATCACACCAGAGCTGATATTTTGGCTCAACAGCACCACCTCTAGGCTGGTATTGTTTATTAACCTATGGAAAGCCagtttatttctcttttaaaaTGAAGAATGCAATTCTTGTAATCATGCTTTACTTATTCTACAATAAACGGACaaactaaaactgaaaaaacttAATGCTGCCACATTTACAGCGACTTCAAAATTTGGACAAAATTTTATTTTCAGCCAAACATTCCAACCAGTGAATCAGGTTTTACACAAAATCTCACCTAGCCTATTGATTAGCACTAAGGCTGCAATGATTAGGCGGCATAATCAATAATGGCGACTACAACAATTAGTCGATGCAGATTTTAGAGcgtttgtgatatttaatttattcataattttattgtGAGTTCAATGATATTTTGTGGTAAATATAacaactacactacaaatacatgttttttgtcattgttttaattcttCTGTAAAACATGCTCTGGTGGTACAACATGGACATGTTCACAGATGTTCAcactgcttcaaaactacaatcaaaataaaggtgaaaacacttctcatgtgtggtgttctgtgttacagccgacaataaaaggttttttgtgtgtttttatgatagacgtgatatgtcacgttctccccccgtccaatcagagccttcccaactcccagatctaaagcggaattaaataaagccgaataaaccagttttcctTATAAACTtcaattcgggaattactatttccaattaaacacgaagcagagcgctttaattccgaataatttaattctgaataactactgtatttttcggactataaggtgcaccggaatataaggcgcacctgtttgatattattattcttattaagacgcattaacaAAATAGtcataagtcaaactttattcaattcattaacaataactcaacattgttcaggtttaacacataatatatagaacattacactcactttttcagttcagtatgttgaagcacagtacaggtacatgtcactccacgaggcgcctgactacggtagccctaaatCGCCAAAAATtcatcaagcagtgcagcttcatagtttaccaaagttgtactaaaacattttgacacattaatttcatacataaggcgcactgtcgatttttgagaaaattaaaggattttaagtgcgccttatagtccaaaaaatacggtaattctgaaataaaaaacatgttaacCGTGGCCACTGAGCAATCTGGGTAAATAAATGCCAAATAAAGTCGGctcatttccatctgttgtgtggagtcagggTGAATCAGAGGCCGTACgttagtgggaggagcttcacaGCTGAGCGTGTGAAAAAGCTGAACATCTCTTTGTTTACTAGGAAGCGGCGTGGAGCGCTGAACGCTAAGCAGCTGCAGTATCTGGAGAACTACAGACCTAAACTTTGTCTGCGCTTCAAAGACGCCAACGGTCAGAGCTGCTGTATCCAGTAGAATGTCATCCTCTCCCTGTACCCACTACTGCATAATAAAACCCAAGCTTCTGATTGGTCTGGACgaattacgtttttttttttttctttccacacACATCATTGCTTGGTCAGTGTGTGTACTTCATATAGATATCTACACATAAAGCACCATGTCCTACTGTCTGTGATCAGATGTTTGCAGATGATCTGTTTGAAGGCTCCGTACACTCTGTATGTCCGTACTTTATGCTACCGCTGTGTGCTCACCTTTGGATTTGAATGAGTTGGTTGGTGAACATTGTACAAAGGAACACATTCTCTCTTCACACAATCGTCATGGTAACCATTAAGCGTGGAATGTTCTATTTTTCCTCCCTGTACCTTCTCTGTTTCTACTATTTATTCTTCCTGCTGTGTATGTCAAATGTCTGATAGTGGAATATTAATATGTTGctaaaatgtaactattgtgTTCATATTGTGGTACACTTTACAGTGGAACAAAAATGGTATTTGGCAACCACCGATTGTGCTAgttgtcccacttaaaaagatgaggtgTGTGGTTTTCATCATAGGTTCACTTTAACTATGAGACAGAATGTTGGGGAAAAACATCCAGGAATTCAgtgtatgatt carries:
- the LOC114455969 gene encoding protein tyrosine phosphatase type IVA 2-like produces the protein MNRPAPVEITYDCLRFLITHNPTNAQLGRFIEDLKAFGVNTLVRVCAATYDRAPVEQEGIQVLDWPFDDGSSPPDQVVDDWLNLLQVKFKEDPGSCVAVHCVAGLGRAPVLVALALIECGMEYEDAVHLIRQKRRGALNAKQLQYLENYRPKLCLRFKDANGQSCCIQ